The genomic interval aaaatgacagacaacgaaaatgtctagcgcaacctctggtcaaggtaccactgtactatgcACTAGCTAAGCAGAAACTATGGCGCTGGGGACTAAAGGACCTATCGCAAAGCCCCTTTGTTAAATTCTCTCAGTGACTGAATGAAGGAACAATTCATGTATGATGGCGGGAGTTCAAATTTCTGAATTTGCACTATCACAGCTGgcaatagcttttttttttttttttttttttttttttaatatttgttaATGAACTTCGTCTAGAAGCAGAAAGAGAGGGTTGCAGTCTGCAGTGGGGTGGTATGTTCATCGCGTTAACTTTTCAGAGAGGAGACCATTAATATAATTGTGGCAAAATGCTACCACTCACAACTTGAAAACCACAAACCCCACAGGCTGAATATCTATCTAGCTATAACATTAGCTACTTAGTAACATTATGTcatgtgttctgtcagatttttctcCCGAAGCTTTCGTGGCGATGAATAAGCAGTCTTTTACATTTAGTTGGATTCTTAAAATTACTCaggggtgctaaataaacaacttacatcataaacatacatgtgcaacatgaatccGACGTAAATAAATTCTCAACATTGAGAGGGCGGCGTGCATTCGTGTTGACTGCAGCCAAATGCTAGGTGTGTGCGTGAGTATAACTTTCCGTCGTGTGCGTCCGTGACCAAACGCAAGTACATTTATTTTATAGAAAGTTTGTGGGTTTTACTTTAGACTTTCAGTGGTGGGGTCTTGACaacttaaatgagttatgttttattctatttgtgttgTCAGGCTAGTAAACAAGTTGGCAGTTAAATGTTAGCTAGCTAACCTTAATAGCTAAGTCTACGTTTTTACAAGATGctatcaaatatatatatatatatatatatttttttttattacaaattGATTATTAACTTAGCAAGTCTAAGTCTCCTTGGGTGACTGTCTTAACAATCAGTTGTTTATGTGGTCAACGACAGACCCTTATCCATAGCGTGCAGTTGGTGAACCTTCTTTTAGGATTTGAAAAAAGTACCAAAAAAATCCTTCCCCCAATCTTTCAGGGATACCTGGTGTCAGAATTAAAAGGTACCCCATGCACACCATTTAACATTGGGCTTTTGCTAATTTAAAGTGAgaaaaaagatgttttaagTCACAACCACACTGTACTCCTATGCAACTCTATGTCTAGGTGTCCAGCTTTTGTGATTAGTTGGCGTGGTTTTGTGATAGGTCTGTTAAATCGTGGACGAAGCACGGGTGTCATCATTTCAAAACGTCGTAGGTCGAGGACATCGTAACCAGATAACTCCCTGCGTAtatttattatgattatttgtttttgtattatttGGAGAGTACTTATTCAACACATTTATCTACACATTATCTGCACAgtgcccaaagtgctttacattaagTCATTCAAACACACCAGTGGTGTTGCTGCCATCCTAATGGGGGCAAATTATGGTTCAGCGCCTTGCCCAAGTGCTCTTTGACAGTTGGCAATCATAACCAGGAACCGAACTGCCGACCCTTCCTTTTGGTCTCCGGAcaggacattttattatgtattttacTTAACGTTCTAAACTTGATTTGGCATCTACTTGAAAGCAAAACTAGAAAACATTCTTTAAttcgttttttttccttcttttttaaTCTCAGCATCAAGGGGTTGTGGATTAAAGTCCTGATTCCCTAAGAAATTAGTTGGATGTTGAGGAATGCTCTAGTATGTCGTGaccgtagacttcataatggtattgacgggtcagatcagTCATGCACTGTGCCTGACATTCAattagggggccgcccacatcaagaggagctattcacaaacacgtacgcagcgatctaacgccggatttctgttgaaaaagtacgaaagctgtaccgtatacaaacaggaaggtttgtttcaggagtgatttgttcgaggactcaaggtaattatgatatttttcgtaccatgcatgcattttgaaacgtgaaaaaaatcaatgggagaaattagccactcctgcattggcatcatagttcgcaatatttacgtgaaataaatgctaactgcaggttttttttttttttttgcttttaacaaagaatcaagactgttttatgtccaaatctataaagaattcagggatctgagcatttattcacaagaattttcaccggaaaagctctgttgacATAAGggggccactagctacattcactaacatactacgtaaaataaatgctaactacacgtttttttgtttttttattttaaccaagaatcgagactgttttacgtccatatctataaagagttcagggatttaagcatttattcacaaaaattttcatcgGAAAAGCTCTGCTTACATAAATCAGCCGTTAACTCCATTCAGTAACAGAaaagcatcgtactttgacatatttacataaaataaatgctagctgcacgttgtttttttttttttttttttttgcttttaaccaagattcgagacttttacgtccatatctataaaaaattcagggatttaagcatttattcacaagaattttcaccggaaaagctgttaacataaggcggccgatagctacatttactaacatacTAGCATtggacttcgacatatttacgtaaaataaatgctaactgcactttatttttttgcttttaaccaacaatcgagaccgttttaggGCCACATGTATAAATAATTTggggattttagcatttattcacaataattttcaccggaaaagttctgtttacataaggcggccttgttttttttttgcttttaaccaagaattctgggatttaagcatttattcacaagaattttcaacaaaaaaagctccttgtctgtgattccactcggtcagctttgacagcctcgccaacaacacaggccccctatttatcggccccacgccccgtcaatacatgatgaagtctatgggtgTAAGATTTAAATTGTTGAAATATTCTGATGTCGGAAGTTTCAATATTGATTATTATAGGGGATGCGCTTTCAAAAACTGTTCTTTGACATTCACTGTTATGTAGTAGTGAAATGTGTGTGGATGTGCAGTTACCTGGTGTCTTCACTCCTACAGTGAGAGAGCTGAGGCTGGAGTAAAAATTGATATTGTTGGCATATATGTTGCTTACAGTGAGAAGCACTCGCCAATACCAGTTCTCTTTCCCCGATGCAGGTTTGGGGTCACGGCCCCAACCTCCATACTTGTAGTTGCTCGGAGCTTCTCCTGTTGAGTAAAATCTAGGCCCTGTAATGTTCACAAACTTGCCATGGGGACAGACACCTACAGAAAAACATTGATATAAGGATTTCTTCAACTGTATGCTTCAAATCCTAGCCTCTTTTTTTCTAGTGAATGACCATCAGTTGCAGtcaggggcgttaccggggtgggcaggggtgggcagtgcccacACAAGGACACgcgctgcccacccaaagaaaactggatgtagtactaatggcagtctgggcactgcgtatggtatcccattcatatagtactaatgtgttctaagttttaacctttgagtCGTTACCTCCTcattcaccttaaaaaaataaaatgaaatgttggttttgtgcctagggggcgctacacatatttatgaatgtttttatttatttatttattttacattttatcaaagttttgaagcattctgagggggtcaaagtagggctcaaagcgtcggcgggacaaaaaatgactactagagggcgctacatagtgtatttggaatttgtctttacacggtatcaaagattgcacctgtcttgacctgcctgccgattttggtgcattttgacgcattctaagggggtcaaattgagctcaaaggggctacggaagaaagaataactataataataataataaaaccgaggacccacaataggttacctaaaaaaaacacctgcatgtccatactgtccagttatggatgtgttctaagtcaaataaaatcgaatcaacttttatttgtttagactagggctgtcaaacgattaaaatttttaatcgagttaattccagcttaaaaattaattaatcataattaatcgcaattcaaaccatctataaaatatgccatatttttctgtaaattattgttggaatggaaagataagacacaagactgatatatacattcaacatacggtacataagtactgtatttgtttattattacaataaatcaacaagatggcattaacattattaacattctcttaaagcgatccatggatagaaagacttgtagttcttaaaagataaatgttagaacaagttatagaaattttatattaaaacccctcttaatattttcgttttattaaaatttttaaaatttacaataaaaaaaataaactagtagctcgccattgttgatgtcaacaattataccatgctcactcatggtactaacccataaaatcaattaGACCCaaatgccagcagagggcgccaaacaccaaaaacaagtaacattacactttgctgtcattttagtctgtttgagcggggcatgcgcattaattgcgtcaagtattttaacgtgattaatttaaaaaattaattagcgcccgttaacgcgataattttgacagccctagtttagcaACAACGGTTGGTCAAGGagaaaataaaacatgttttaaggtgcagtagccctatgtTGGATttagacctacttgagcattgtagcttttttttttggccttcCAGGTAAGATTAATGccgacccacacctggcatcctggtaacaccactggttGCAGTAAATTAATTGATGTTTGCATACCGTAAGGCTGAATTGTAGGCTGTGTATTGAGGTCATTGCTATTCTTGCAGTCATCCAAGGCTCTCTTCAAACGCATGTTGTCTTTTCGTCTCTTTTCAACCTGTAAGGTGTCATATTGCTCCAACTCCTGCAGCTCGTCTCTCAGGTGCAAAAGCTGGGGGAAAATGGAAATAATCAACAAAGGTATGAATAGTTAAATAAATGAGAGTGATCAGAGTTGCCAGATGGAGTGGAAGAACAATGTCCAGTGCAGTATGATAAAATTTGGGCTACTCATGATCAAATTTGGCGGTTTTAGAAGAAACGGTTTTGATTAGTTTTAACAGTTATACTTGTATGTCTACACCTTGAAATTCAGTCAAGTGCAGCATATTCTTTTCTCTAATTACATCTGGCATTTTAGCGTCTCACAGCTTGTGGAGCTGTGAACTGAATGTCATTTTTGATTTGGAGGTAAAATCAACGCTTAAttggtaaatcataaggtgccggaaagtAAAGTACATTTGACAGCagaagggatgacgagacgggcaaaGTCCCAgaacatatgcagaaaatggtgctgaaataaacacgcaaatgcccacttgccatgctgtgggacttacaaacctcaatttcagataatatctatggtaaaaatgttgtgaaaacaatttaaaattatttaggctatactctgcacagcacaggcaattgcccacacaactacaggtgggacttacagtaatgTACAGTCTaatttgaaaaacatttttttttaaaattaaaaaaaaaacagattacaGTAAATAACACAAATCTCCAGCCATTGCACTCAACGGAGATTCTTTACAGAAATATTTCCAGACATTTTCCTCtcgtagtttgtttttccttcaTATGTAAAAGCTGcccccggcattggttaagagcggcaAATTGGCCCATTCTCAGTGGTCTGGAGCAtgtcaatagcgatagctgctttgcatgcaaagtgatcacgtgtgatcacacaacacagagggtagtgagcgtcaggataaagaaggctgcggtcaagtgttataatactggagtggtaaatggtatcggcgccctatttGTTTGTGCTCGCCGATacagataccgataccaccattttagtGCTGGATTAGCACTAAAATGCGTGCTCTcatctccagttagggttttgctgtttaaaaaaaataaaaaaaattttaaatgccctcctgttgaaaatttgtcttcccccagaaaattgagattttaagctttccaatgatgtatcacacatgcatataggacaattttgagtttggctaaattgggggtctcagaaattcaagtcacctgagtgttttacgccatatatatttaaattattttacttagaattatttttttattacaaatgactttttaaaaatgtctttattacTATTTAAAGAAAATAGATCCTTCAATGAAttctttgattttattttaaactatctaaatatttttgtaacaacatttttatttggggggggtttggggggcataattaaccctttcatgcacgaacGTAAATGTAAACAATACAATATTTTGAACTTTTTCTAAGAAGAACCACATCTCCCATGATGCTTACGGCGAAACAGAAATGATTCCTCAACAATATGTCTCCAACGGTTGATTTATTAGTGTTCTGGTTATAATGTCAAAATATACTGTAGATTGAGTTGTATAAGTGAAACCTATTGGTTGTCATTTGGGCTATTTTTTATTGAACTGGGCTGGCATTCCTGGCAGTGATTTGGATTTTAAAATGTTGTTGAAATGTCAAATAAGTTACATACAACTGAagaaaatgtgtattttttttcacaatttcagcaGGAAGTAAAATATACTGGAATTTTGTACGTTTTTTATGGAATTTGGAACCTTTGAGATTCGTAAGAAATTGCAAGTTAGGCGTTCGAAGTTAATTATTACCACAATTCTTAATTAATATTACTGATAATAGTCTTTTTTTATAGTTCAAATTGGTTTCAAAATGTCTACGGGCAGGCATGAAACTAGCATTTTAGTACTGCATGTTAACTGATTATACAGGTTACAAAAGTATACTCACCTGTCTGCCAGACTCATCAGTAATGTGGTTGTGTCCTTGTGTGGTTTTGTTCAGCCTCTCCACCATATTTTTGATCTCAATCAGTTCATTCTCTATCACCTGAAGGCTGACAACTCCATATAGCGCTTCATCATTCTCATTCTCCAGTATGGAAAGATCTTTTAGCAGTTGTGGCAGACGGAAATCCAAACCAAAGTGCAGACTTTCAAGGTCCAGCGCCTGCAAACACCAAACACTTAAGaaaaattttttggggaaacTATAAATATCAGCCAAGGCCCCTCAGTACATAGAAATTGTTACCTTCTGTGGGGTGACTttgagagagcattttgatgccTCGTCATTCACGGAGTTGAGGGTCTCGTGAGGGAATACCTTTTCTTTGTTGGTCAGCTCACACACACAGCGATCTTGTTGATTCAACTGCCAAAACGGAGACAAGTGCTGATTTTTAAATACTTCTATAAAAATGTTATACTATAAATGACTCTCACCTGTCGTGTGATACGGAACAGAGAACACAGTAGAATGATGAtgtaaagcttcatggtggcacCGGGGAGAAAGAAATCACTACTGACTTATTAACCTTGCATGTGGATTTTGCATGTGTGGGTGTTGCGTAAGAATATAGAAGTAAAAACGATCACTTCCTTCATCTGGTTTCAGATCAGGAAACCCTGGGAATTTTGAAATGTGGAGAAATAACATGATATA from Corythoichthys intestinalis isolate RoL2023-P3 chromosome 5, ASM3026506v1, whole genome shotgun sequence carries:
- the LOC130916789 gene encoding olfactomedin-4-like, with translation MKLYIIILLCSLFRITRQLNQQDRCVCELTNKEKVFPHETLNSVNDEASKCSLKVTPQKALDLESLHFGLDFRLPQLLKDLSILENENDEALYGVVSLQVIENELIEIKNMVERLNKTTQGHNHITDESGRQLLHLRDELQELEQYDTLQVEKRRKDNMRLKRALDDCKNSNDLNTQPTIQPYGVCPHGKFVNITGPRFYSTGEAPSNYKYGGWGRDPKPASGKENWYWRVLLTVSNIYANNINFYSSLSSLTVGVKTPDNALIHPANPTTNTIQGPNVVLYGEALYYNCYNSYRVCRFNITSKTISDLQLPKDTRFNSKGNFCHLDQCYVYTDIDLATDESGVWVIYSTAQNFGNLVLSKVEEGDPPIINQTWHTSVYKQGVTNTFMACGILYATRYINKQIEEIFYSYDTLTGVEKFNLGIFIDKMCPDINFLNYSPVDKMLHIHCDSYMVSYEVLFE